The genomic DNA ATAATTGGGGTGGAACTTGCAGACATTCTGCGAATTTTTGTAGATGTTTTTGCTTTGGCGGTTGTTTACCATTCATAATTCTTGAGATTGTTGCGGGATCGATATTTGTAAGCATTCCTAGTTGGCGCATAGATAAGGCACGTTCTTTTAAAAGTTTTTTTATTAATTTACTAAGCCGCTCATTTGGATTTTCTTTAGGCATAGTGAAGGCACTCCTTTTTATTGTTGAAAAAATGTTGAGTATTTATTACATGTATATGAAACAGACAGGCACAGTTGCTCAACATTTTCATAAGATGCATTGAAAAGTGAGAAAAAGGGGTGGCTGTTTATGAGTACGGCAGGTCTATTTTCAATTTTTTTAATCGGGATTGCTTCTAATTTAGATAATGCAGGTGTTGGGATTGCATATGGCATTCGTAAAATCCGAATTTCGTGGTTCAACAATTTTATCATCGCATTTTTTGGTTTTTTATTTACTTTATTAGCTGGCTTTTTTGGGAACTGGATTGCGTTATTTATCTCAGAGTTTACTGCAAACTTGATTGGAGCAATCGTTTTAGGGATAATCGGTGTGTTTATTTTATGTCAGCCTTTTTTGGGGAAAAGAAATACCGGAGGCTCTAAAGATGGTAATGTACTTATGGGAATTTTACGTGATCCAGAAAAAGCAGATTTTGATGGTTCGAAAACAATTAGTTTTTCAGAAGCAATTGTTTTAGGAATTGCGTTGTCTATTAATAATATTGCAGGTGGGTTTGATGCTGGGGTAACAAACTTGAATCTGTGGCTTACAGCAACTATTTCTGGGGTGTTTAGTTTTATTTGTATTAGTGGCTTTGCGTATGTAGGAAAACGATTTTTAGCAGAATACTTAGGGAAATGGGCAACGTTTATTGCAGGTGTGTTATTAATTCTTATTGGGATCGATCAGTTGTTGTAAGGAGAGTAGAAAACAAGGTTCGAGTATTTCCTTGGAAATACAGCAAGGGATTGCATATATCGACGTACTTTTCTCCATACTAATACGGATTTCTTTTAAGAAAGGGGGATTTGTATGGGACGCGGGAAAGCATTTGATCATAAGAAAAAAGGGCATGATCATCAACCACCTAAAGGTGCGTTCATTCATAAAGATGTAAATGAACATACTTTGGAAGAGGAAGAGTTACCAGTAAATATTGAGGCGTATAAAAATAGTTTGAAAAAACATTAAAAGCACCTATATAGGTGCTTTTTTAGCGTATATCCTCAATTAATTGTTCCGATTCTTCATGCATACTGTACTCGCTTAATACTTGGATGCAAAGCCATTTTAATTCTTCGATCGTATGTTCAAGTTCTTCAGGAAGCACATGATGAATGTCTTCAAGTCCCATTCCGAAATGAATAAGTTCAAGTACTTGATCATCGATATTCCGATCCATTAATAGTTCAAGTACTTCTAAATTGAATATGTATCGGTGAGCTTCATCGAGTGAAACAACTTTTAGCTTTAAGCTTTCTACAATACTCAATATAAAAAGAAGAATTGTTTTCTCAAGAACAGGTTGTTTTCCCATTTGAAATATTAGTTTCATCTTTCACACCTCCACATGTAGCGCTAGGTTGTACTATATTATTCAGGAGGGGGGAGCAAATATGCATGATATAGAGAAACTTTCAGTATGGTTTTTGTAAGGAGATTGATAGCTGATAAAGTTGAGGTTTTTATGAAATGAAAAAATCCTGCTAGTATAGCAGGATAACTCGTGATTAAAAAATGCTCCAACCTTCTTGAGCAGAAAGAAGTTCAAGAATTTTAAAACCAGCGATACTATTTCCGTTTGCATCTAAAGCTGGTCCGAAAATACCAATTCCCATTTCTCCTTTTACGCAGCCGAAAATGCCACCAGCTACACCGCTTTTTGCGGGGATACCAACACGAATCGCAAATTCACCAGACTCGTTATACATACCGCATGTAACCATAAATGTTTTACAAATCTTTGTAATATGCTTAGGGATAATTTGTTTTTTCTTATATGGGTCATATCCATCCATCGCAAAAATTAAACCGATACGTGCTAAATCGATACAGTTTACTTCAACTGCACATTGACGAGTGTATAAATCCATCAGTTCTTCGATGTCACAATCGATAATTCCGTTTTGTTTCATATAGTAACAAAGTGAACGGTTTAAGTAAGCTGTCTCTAATTCTGAATTGGCAACTTTAGAAGAATAATTAATAGTAGGATTATCTGTTATTTCACGTACAAAATGAAGGATGCGCTCCATCTTTTCTTCATTATCTTTTCCTGTTAACATGCTTGTAATAGCTAGTGCCCCTGCATTAATCATTGGATTAAGTGGTTTAGAAGGGCTTGTCGTTTCTAACTTAATAATAGAATTAAATGGATCACCAGTTGGTTCCATTCCAACTTTAGAAAATACATATTCTTCACCACGATCTAAAAGTGCAAGCGCAAGTGTAATTACTTTTGAAATACTTTGAAGAGTAAATAGTGTTTGTGAGTTGCCAGCATGAATGTATTCTGTTTCTTTATGGAAAATGGCAATCCCTAAATCATCTGGATTTGCATTTCCTAGTTCGGGGATATAAGTAGCAAGCTTTCCTTTTTTCGTATATGGTTTTACTTGTTCTAACAACTGTTGTAAGTTGTTTGTTTCAATGCACTGCATAGTACCAACGCTCCTATTTCGAATTAACTAAGTTTACTTTTCCCGATATGCTCGGAAATAAATAATAACATGAAAAAGTGGAATGATAAAACGAAAGTTGCATGTTCTATAGTGGGTCTTTCGTTTCAAGTATTCTGTATTCCAAAAGGAGAATTTTCCTTTTATATAACAGTTTGGAAATAGGAGATTTATCCATAAAAAATTCAAAAATAAAAACTACACATCTATACAACTATATGTTATTATGGTTATGTAAATAGAAAGCGTTTTCTAAAGCGTACTTATAATGATAACGATTTCATAAATTTGATAGGGGGAATTAAAATGTTGCAGTTTTTACAACGTATTGGTAAAGCGTTAATGCTTCCAATCGCCGTACTACCAGCAGCAGGATTATTGCTTCGTTTAGGGCAACCGGATGTATTTGATATTCCTGTTATGGCACAGGCCGGCGCAGCGGTTTTTGATAATTTAGCACTTATTTTTGCAATTGGTATTGCAATCGGTCTTTCAGTTGATGGTAGTGGTGCAGCAGGTCTTGCAGGTGCAATTGGTTATCTGGTTATGAAAAACAGTATTGATGCACTTAGTAAGGGATATTCTACTGTAGAATTACAAGATAAATTAGGTAAAGTTCAAGATTTAATAGGCAATAGCGCAAATGTAGATCCATCTAAGCTGGCAGATACAATGACACAAGTATCTAAAGCTGCCGAATTATCGACTAAAGTGGATATGAAAGTTCTAGGTGGTATTATTGTCGGCGTTATAGCAGGATTCCTTTATAATAAATTCCATAAGATTAAACTTCCAGAATGGTTAGGTTTCTTTGCTGGAAAACGTTTCGTTCCGATTGTTACATCGGTTGTGATGCTAATATTAGGAATTCTATTCGCACAAATTTGGCCAGCAATTCAAAATGGCATCGATGCATTAGCTCATGGAATTGTTAATTTAGGTGCAGTTGGTTCAGGTCTATTTGGTTTATTAAACCGTCTGTTAATTCCAATTGGTTTACACCATGTAATGAACACATACTTCTGGTTCGTATTTGGTGACTTTACAAATGCAGCAGGTAATGTTGTAAATGGTGATATTGCTCGCTTCCTTGCAGGAGATAAAACAGCAGGTATGTTTATGACTGGTTTCTTCCCAGTTATGATGTTCGGTTTACCAGCAGCATGTTTCGCAATGATTGCAGCTGCTAAACCAGAAAAACGTAAAATGGTTACAGGTATGTTAGGTGGTCTAGCATTAACTTCATTCTTAACTGGTATTACAGAACCAATTGAATTCTCATTCATGTTCTTATCACCAGTATTATATGGTATTCATGCCGTGTTAACAGGTATTTCTTTATTTGTAACAACAGCACTTGGCATTCACGATGGTTTCACATTTAGTGCCGGTGCAATTGATTACTTCTTAAATTTTGGTATTGCAACAAAACCAGTATTGCTAGCGGGAATCGGTTTAATTTACGCAGTAATTTACTTTGTAGTATTCTACTTCTTAATTAAGAAGTTTGACTTGAAAACTCCTGGTCGTGAAGATGACGATGAGTTAGCTGAAGAGGATGATGCGCCAGTTGCAGGCTCAATTGGTGAAACTTACGTAGCAGCTTTAGGTGGAAAAGAAAACTTAACAGTTATTGATAACTGTGCAACACGTCTACGCTTACAAGTAAAAGATGCTGGTCAAGTAAACGAAGCAGCATTAAAACGTGCTGGTGCAAAAGGTGTTATGAAATTAAGTAACACGAGTGTCCAAGTTATCGTAGGTACAAATGTTGAATCTGTTGCCGATGATATGAAAAAACACGTATAAATAATTAGATAAGAGGATATCCCAAAAGATTGATAACATCAGTTCTTTTAGAGGGTATCCTCTTTTTTTATGTTAAAAATTTAACGGGAATCTTACTTTTGTAAATTTTCTTTTTCTTTTTTGTACATATAGGTTGGTAATATGTGCAGTGCGTGATAAAGTAGTGATGTTATAGAATAGATTATCCAAAATCTACTAAAATAAGTCTTTAGTAGAGGAAGTAAATTATTGGTGAATAAGGGGAAAAAAGCAATCATGGATCACGAAAAAAATAATGCGAATGGGAAATCACGTCAGCCGATTGTATACATAAAAAGAACAATCATTCTCGTCTTACTATTTTCACTTGTATATTTCATGTATACAAAAATTGTTGCGCATAATAAGAAAGAAGAAACTTTAAAAGCAGCAGCAGAAATGAAGAAACAAGAAGAGCTAAAAAAGAAAGAAGAAAAAAAGAAGCAAGAAGCACAAAAACAAAAAGAGCAGGAAGAACAGGTGAAGCAAGCACAAGCTGTGGAAAAGCCTGCTGAGGGACCACCTCAAGAAATTAATGAAAACGCTCAATTAGATCAATATTTACAAAACGCAGGATTTAGTGGAACAGCTGTTATTGTGAAGAACGGAAAAGTTCTTTTGAATAAAGGATATGGTATGGCGAACAAAGAGAAACAAGTACCGAATAATTCAGAGACAACTTTTTATATTGGTTCTATTTCAAAGGCGTTTGTAGCGACTGCTATTATGCAATTAAAGGATCAAAATAAATTAAACGTAGAGGATACGGTTGCAAAGTATATTCCAGATTTCCCTCAAGGTAATGGTATTCAGTTAAAACATTTACTAACACATACATCAGGAATTCCAGAGTATGAGCAGGGAACAGAGGATATTTCTCATGAAGAATTGATAAAACGAATAGGAAAGCAAAAGCGTGTTGGGAGTCCAGGAGAGAAATGGAAATATTCCGATTCGAACTATTCGATACTTGCCTACATCGCTGAGAAGGTAAGTGGACAACCGTTAGAAGAGTATATTAAACAACATATTTTTGCTACTGCGGGTATGAAACATTCTGGTTTCGGTAAAGCGTTAGAGCAAACAAGGTTCCCATCAACAGGTTATAAAATAGTAAATAACAATATGACAACACCTAATATTCCAAGTATGTCACAACTATATGGTTGTGGTGATATATATACAAGTGCACATGATTTATATTTATTTAATGAAGCACTCTTCTCTGGAAAGTTAATTTCAAAAGAGAGCTATGATCAAATGTTTACAGGCGGAAAAAAAGATTACGGATTTGGTTGGTATGTAGACCCGGGCAGTTATTCAAATCACGGTGTAATGCCAGGATGGAATTGCTTAAATGGATTTAGTAAAAACGGAAGTGTGTATGTCGTTTTATTATCTAACATTCAAAACAACATTAAATCGTTTGGTAAAGTGAATAACGACATTTATACGATGTTGCGAAATATTGAAGTGTAAGAGGCTACCCTTTTGGATAGTCTTTTTTTATGGAGGAAGTGTATGTGCAATGGGATAATGAAATAAAGTGAAACTTTAATCAGTGGGGGTTTTCTTCATCCCCCACTGATTATTAGTTGAACCAATCGGGCTTTTACGGGCAGTCGATTACCCACCTAACTTCTTTGCTTTCGCCGAATTTTGAAGTGTGGGTCTTACTGCCCGTTACTGCGGGATAAATGGAAAAGGGGGAGGGATATGAGTATACATAAGCATCACGCACGTAATGCGAAACGAATTTTCTTTGTATCTGTCATTGTATGGATTATCGTCGCAATTGTATTAGTGATGGAATATAAAAAAGGGATGCTATTCACTTCGGAGAAAGAAAATCTAAAATTAATAGGTGTTGTAATACCAGCATTTGGATTATTAATATATAGCTTTATGGAAAAACGAAGAGCAAAAATGCTTAAACAGGAAAATTATAATATGGAGACTTCTGAATTATTTGATCAACAAAAATTTGTTGTTCGCAAAGAGGTAGGGGTATTTCAAGTAATAACGTACTTTGGATTGGATGGAAATACAGTAGGTTTTTTAAAAGAAGAGTATGATTTTGTTATTCAACGTATATGGCAAGCTGTACTTTCTTTTCTTTTTAAGGGACTACATAAGCAACAATTTTATTTATATAATCACTCGGGAGAAAGGTTGTTGCGTGTTCAAAAGAAGATGGGAGTACGTAATTTCTATATTTTTTCTAATGTAGATGGAAAGAAAATTGGAGAGTTGAAACAAGTACTAAGTTTAACAAAGTGGGAATGGATCTTTTTAGGGGGGGATGGTAAAGAAGTTGGTAAAGTGACTGGGGACCTTTCAGCAACAATGCAGAAAATAGATTGGCGAGATGGGACGCATATTGATGTGAAAGAAGATGGTATTCCGTTAGAAGCTGTTAAGTATTTCTCGGCAAGTGGTGGTTCACTTGTTACAGCTTCTATAAGTGAACAAGCAGAATTACCACGAGCGGTTTATTATAGTATCTCTGCCATAATTACAATTAAAAATTAAAATATTTATAAAGATAGATGGGATACCATCTATCTTTTTTGTGTGATTAGAACATATTGTTTTGTTGAAAAATGTATGTCTTACCTATCACAAAAAGGTTTGTTTTGTATACATTAAGATGTATGGATGTATTTTTATAATTTGAAAATAATAGGAGGAGAAGTGTATGTGTCTGTTCGGTAAGTATTGGAAAAGGTTATCGAGATTGTTTAATAGGCAATTAGATTATTTTTTAGATAATAAGTTATTGCCTGCTGTGGAAAGACTTTTATTTTCACAAAACTTCGCGAGATTTATTCAAAGAAACTCTAAGCAAGCTACGGAAGAATTTATTGAATCAAGTAGATTTCAATCTATTATTTGTAACATTTTAAAAGAATGTAATACATCGCCTTTTAAAGAAATTGCAGAGCAGTATTTGGGTAAAAACGTAGAAATTACGGTGACAGTTGGACAGTTAACCGGTGTTATTGTAGCAGTTGGTGATGATTTCTTAATACTACAAGAAGGAATAGGAACAGAAGTTTTATTACCGTTTGCAAGTATTGTATCAATTAAAGAAGCGTAAGAAAGGAGACTTATATATGTTATTTACTGATGAATTGCGTAACCATGTTGGCGAGCTGGTGCAAGTGGTGACTGCTGTTGAAATCGTTGCAGGTGTGCTTTTATCTGTGACAGATGGAGCAGTAAGCGTTCGTACTTCTCCTTCCTATGGACCACCGGAAGATGTAATTGTACGTATTCCTGTTATTGCCTATGTTCGCTTGGAAGGGTAAGAGTGATAAAAGTATGAAAGTATCAGTTGTTATTCCAGTGCATAATGAAGCAAGTACCTTATCAAAGGTTTTAGCAGAAGTAAAAAAGTTAGAACCATATGAAATTATCATAGTAGATAATGGGTCGACCGATGGGACAAAAGAAATAGCATTACAACATCATTGCCGTGTGGTGTATTATAATCATTCTCTTGGTAATGATGTGGGACGGGCAATTGGCGCTAGAGAAGCAAAAGGTGAAATTGTCTTATTTTTAGACGGTGATATCGTCATGAAAAGTGAAGAATTATACGCTTTTATTAAAGGAATACAGCAAGGACATCAAATTGTTTTGAATAACTTAACATGGTCTGTTTATTTAAAAATGCGACCACATTATACGACGGTTGGAAAATATATGTTAAATCGTTATTTGAACAAGAAAGAATTTGTTGTAGGGTCTTTAATTGCAATACCACATGCAATCAGTCGTGAAGTGATTGAAAAACTGGGGTGGTGGAATTTAGCAGATCCAGCATTATTTCAAGCGATGGCGATGTCTAGAGGAGTAGATATTTCAGATATGGCTTCAGTTGATGTAATATACACAAATAAAGTTCGTCCTGTTCATACGGGCACATCACCTGATTCTCCTTATCCGAAAGCGACTAGTCGTATTATGGGGGATCATTTACGTGCTTTGCAATATATAACCGAAACATATGGTAAACGAGGTGGTTTTTCGGAGGGAAATAGAGATAGAGAGTTTATAGGGCAATATAAACCAGCTGTATTAAAGAAGGAAAAAGCGAAATATAGTGCGATTATACCAGTGTCAGAAGAAAAAATGACTATAAGATCTGTTATACAAGAAGTAAAAAAAGCAGGAGTAGATGAAATTATTATTGTTGCGAATGGAGCAGATATGGAGACTATTAAACAAGTAAAGCTAGAGAATGTTATTGTTGTTGAAGTTACGAAGGCGCTTGGACACAATGTAGCACGAGCGATAGGTGCCATGCATGCTACAGCAGAGATTTGTTTATTCGTTGATGGAGATTTTGCTATTCCGGCAAAAAAACTAGTTCCATTTTTGCGTGCTATTGAAGATGGAAGTGATATGGCATTAAATGATTTGCAGTGTTTATTAGATATATTTCATCCAGCAGATCCAATTAGTATGGGAAAATACTTTGTGAATTTGGTAGCGAAACGACCAGATTTATGGAATAACTCACTAACAGCAGTACCACATGCCATCCATAAGAAGGTAATAGAGAAAATAGGATATGACTCTCTTATCATTCCGCCATTAGCACAAATGAAAGCTATTTTAGAAGGGTTCTCTATTACAACCGTTGAGTTTGTAGATGTTATAAAAACAAATCGAGTACGTCCAGAGCAACATGAATTTGTAAATGGGCGTATTTCAGCATTTGACCGTATTTTCGGTGACCAACTTGAGGCGATTGCATATTTATTACAATATACAGACGAACGCGGAGGTTTTACAGATGGAGATAGAGATAGAGAAATAATTCAACAATTGAGAAGGGAAGAAGAGAATACAAATGAATACTAGTCGTAAAGTAGCTATCATTGGATTAGGGTATGTTGGTCTTCCTTTAGCGGTCCATCTTGCAGAAAGGGGCCATACTGTACTTGGATTAGATAAAGATACTAGAAAAATAGAATCAATTATAAAAGGAGAAAGTTATATTCCGGATGTTTCTTCTAAAGAGTTACAAAGTTTATTGACGAAAAAAAAATTAATAGTAAATACACCGGATCAAGGTATTGCTGATTTTCAAAATAGTGATTATGTTATTGTCACTGTCCCCACTCCAATTAATGAACAAAGAGAACCAGACTTAAGTGCTCTCATTTCAGCTTCACATTATATACAACAAAACCTTCAAAAAGGACAAACCTTCATTTTTGAAAGCTCCACATATCCAGGTACACTCGAGGAAGTTATCATTCCTATTATTTCTCAAACAGGTAAAAAGGCGGGAGAAGATTTCTATATCGGATATTCCCCTGAGAGAATTGATCCAGCAAATAGTCAATATTCAGTTCAATCTATTCCAAAAGTTATTAGTGGACAAACAGAAAAGTGTAAACAAAAAGTACAGGCTTTGTATAGCACTATTTTTGATGTAGTTGTTCCAGTTAGTTCTCCGAAAGTAGCGGAGATGTGTAAGCTATTCGAAAACATTCAGCGCCTAGTTAATATTTCGTTAGTCAATGAGCTAAACACATTATGTGAAAGTTTAGGAATTGATTTTTATGAGGCGCTTGAAGCGGCATCTACAAAACCATTTGGATTTACTCCATATTGGCCAGGTCCGGGGATAGGAGGACACTGTATTCCAGTAGACCCTTTATATTTTCAATGGAGAATAAAAAAGAATGGTGCAATGAGTCAATTGATTGAAGCAGCGCATGTAATTAATGAAGAAATGCCAGAGAAAATGGTCCAGAAAGTAAAAGATATGGTGCAACCACCTGCAACGGTTTTAATTGTAGGGATTGCATATAAGAAAGATGTAAATGACTTAAGAGAATCACCAGCGTTGCCAATTATTGAATTGTTAATAAAAGAAGGATACGAGATAGAATATCACGATCCATATATTTCTTCGGCAAAATTTGGGGATAAGGTGTACCAATCTGTTTCTTTGAATGAACAAGCCGTTAACCAAGCGGGTTGTATTTTAATTTTAACGGATCATTCTAATATTGATTGGAAGCTTTTTAAAGGAATAAAGCGAGTAGTAGATACACGTGGGATTGTAAAGAAGGTGAGTAAATGAGTAAGAAATGTTTAATTACAGGGGGAGCAGGATTTATTGGATCGCACTTAGCTGAAGAGTTGGTGAGAAGAGGTTATAATGTCACGATCGTTGATAACTTCTATAAAGGGAAAAATAAATATCATAAAGAGTTAATGAAAGAAATTCGGGTTATTCCAATAAGTGTTTTAGATAAAAATTCTATTTATGAATTAGTAAATCAACATGATGTAGTGTTTCATTTAGCAGCAATTTTAGGTGTGAAAACGACAATGGAAAAGAGTATAGAGCTCGTTGAAACGAATTTTGATGGAACGAGAAACATTTTACAAGCAGCGCTAAAAGGAAAGAAGAAAGTAGTCTTTGCTTCTACTTCAGAAGTATATGGTAAGGCAAAGCCACCCTTCTCTGAAGAGGGGGATCGATTATACGGGGCAACTTCTAAAATACGTTGGAGTTATGCAGTGTGTAAAACATTAGAAGAAACATTATGTTTAGGATACGCATTAGAAGGTTTACCTGTAACGATTGTTCGTTATTTTAATATTTATGGTCCAAGAGCGAAAGATGGTCCATATGCAGGGGTAATCCCGCGATTTATTAGTGCGGCCCTGCAAGGTGAAGACATTCTCGTATATGGAGATGGAAAGCAGACACGTTGCTTTACGTATGTAAGTGATGCGGTAGAGGCAACGATTCGAGCTATGGATGAAAAGGTAAATGGTGAGATTATTAATATAGGTTCTGAGAATGAAAAAAGTATAAAAGAAGTAGCAGAGGTCATTAAAAAATTAACGGATTCTTCTTCAAAGATTGTACAAGTACCTTTTGAAGAAGTATATCCACATGGTTTTGAAGAAATTCCAAATAGAAGACCAGACGTAACAAAATTAAAAGAGCTTGTTCAATTTCAGGCGAAAGTAACGTGGGAAAACGGATTGAAGGAAACAATTAAGTGGTTTCGTGAAGAAGACAATGGCTAAGTCATTATCTGTTATTATTCCTGCATGTAATGAAATCGATACGATTTCAGACGTTATTCAATCGGTAAAAGGATTAAATCCATTAGAGATTATTGTAGTAGCAAATGGTTGTACTGATGGTACAGAAACAGTTGCTGAGCATTTAGGATGTAAAGTACTGTGGTATACAGAGAAGCTTGGAAATGATGTTGGACGTGCAGCTGGTGCCAAAGAAGCTATAGGTGATGTACTACTATTTATAGATGGTGATTTTGCTATTCAAACTTCAAAATTACAGTTATTTCTTAATCCGATTTTATACAATCAGGCAGATGTAGTTTTAAATAATTTGGACGCATTATTTTTAAAAAGGCAAAAACCTAATTCTATTACAGTATGGCGCCAAATATTAAATGCAATATTAGAGCGCGAAGAATTAAAAATTGATTCTTTATTAGCTGTACCGCATGCGTTAACGAAAGAAGTTGTACAAAGCATTGGATATGAATGTTTTGTTAATCCTATTGTGGCTCATTTACGCCTAGTACAAAGCGAATGGAGAATTAGTCGTCATTGCGCAATTGATGTTATTACGCCGAATAAATTCCGGCCGACCGAGCATGCTGTATACGGCACAAGCCTTTCTCAATCCGAAAAACGAATGATAGGTGATCATATAGAAGCTGTAGCAGAGCAAATAGTAGACAGCGATGGGCGCGGAGGATATCATGATGGAAATAGGAAAAGAGAAAGTGTTTATCATACTTTAGATTTTGAAGATTTTTATCAAGGGTGGGGCGTTACATCTAAGTTGTATAAAGAAAAGCAATTATCGGTCATTATTCCTGTACAAGATGAAGAGAAAACAATTGGAAACGTTATAGAAGAGCTTCGCAAAATTGAACCTTTTGAAATCATCGTTGTTGTAAATGGTTCGTCTGATAAAACTGCAACGATTGCAAAAGACAAGGGAGCAACGACAATTGTATATAAAGAAGCGCTCGGAAATGATGTGGGGCGCTCACTTGGAACGTATTTTGCAAAAGGAGAAATTGTGTTATTTATAGACGGCGATTTTGTTATTCCAGCGAATGAGCTATATCCTTTTGCCAAAGCTATTGCAGATGGAATGGATGTCGCATTAAATGATCTAAATCATTATTTAGATTTAAGAGTACCGCTTCATCTTGTAACTGCATTTAAATACGCATTAAATTTAGCTTGTGATAGAAAAGATTTAGGCGTAGGCTCTCTTATTGCTGTGCCTAATGCGTTTAGCCAGAAATGTTTGAAAGGAATTGGGTATCGGTCTTTACTGGCACCGTGTGTAGCCCAAGTGAAAGCTATTCTTTCAGGATTTGAAGTTGCATGTGTAAGTCGTGTTGAGGTCGATAAGATGAACCGTATTCGTCCCAGTGAACATTTTGCAAAAATAGGTCATCCGCCAGCTGTACTCCGAATTATTGGTGATCATATAGAAGGGTTAGAGCAATTAATTGTATTAACAGGCAGTCGTGGGGGATTCCATGATGGAAATAGAAAAAGGGATATTTTATAGGTAACAAAAAAAGTGTACAACATATGTACACTTTTTTGCTCTGTTATAAAAACTATAACAGATTAGGAGATAAGAGTATTACAGCTCTACAATGGGTATTGTTCTTATATTACAAAATAGGACTCGCATATAAGAATACCAAAAAAATACAATTAAGGAAAGGGTTAATTTTAAAGACTTTCAAATGAAGTTAACACTATGCATATAGTAGTTTGCTCAACATTTCACAAACATGTCACAACTATTTCGTTCACTTTC from Bacillus basilensis includes the following:
- the ytaF gene encoding sporulation membrane protein YtaF, with the protein product MSTAGLFSIFLIGIASNLDNAGVGIAYGIRKIRISWFNNFIIAFFGFLFTLLAGFFGNWIALFISEFTANLIGAIVLGIIGVFILCQPFLGKRNTGGSKDGNVLMGILRDPEKADFDGSKTISFSEAIVLGIALSINNIAGGFDAGVTNLNLWLTATISGVFSFICISGFAYVGKRFLAEYLGKWATFIAGVLLILIGIDQLL
- a CDS encoding DUF3969 family protein, whose amino-acid sequence is MKLIFQMGKQPVLEKTILLFILSIVESLKLKVVSLDEAHRYIFNLEVLELLMDRNIDDQVLELIHFGMGLEDIHHVLPEELEHTIEELKWLCIQVLSEYSMHEESEQLIEDIR
- the glsA gene encoding glutaminase A, which gives rise to MQCIETNNLQQLLEQVKPYTKKGKLATYIPELGNANPDDLGIAIFHKETEYIHAGNSQTLFTLQSISKVITLALALLDRGEEYVFSKVGMEPTGDPFNSIIKLETTSPSKPLNPMINAGALAITSMLTGKDNEEKMERILHFVREITDNPTINYSSKVANSELETAYLNRSLCYYMKQNGIIDCDIEELMDLYTRQCAVEVNCIDLARIGLIFAMDGYDPYKKKQIIPKHITKICKTFMVTCGMYNESGEFAIRVGIPAKSGVAGGIFGCVKGEMGIGIFGPALDANGNSIAGFKILELLSAQEGWSIF
- a CDS encoding transcriptional regulator, with the translated sequence MKKWNDKTKVACSIVGLSFQVFCIPKGEFSFYITVWK
- the nagE gene encoding N-acetylglucosamine-specific PTS transporter subunit IIBC, which translates into the protein MLQFLQRIGKALMLPIAVLPAAGLLLRLGQPDVFDIPVMAQAGAAVFDNLALIFAIGIAIGLSVDGSGAAGLAGAIGYLVMKNSIDALSKGYSTVELQDKLGKVQDLIGNSANVDPSKLADTMTQVSKAAELSTKVDMKVLGGIIVGVIAGFLYNKFHKIKLPEWLGFFAGKRFVPIVTSVVMLILGILFAQIWPAIQNGIDALAHGIVNLGAVGSGLFGLLNRLLIPIGLHHVMNTYFWFVFGDFTNAAGNVVNGDIARFLAGDKTAGMFMTGFFPVMMFGLPAACFAMIAAAKPEKRKMVTGMLGGLALTSFLTGITEPIEFSFMFLSPVLYGIHAVLTGISLFVTTALGIHDGFTFSAGAIDYFLNFGIATKPVLLAGIGLIYAVIYFVVFYFLIKKFDLKTPGREDDDELAEEDDAPVAGSIGETYVAALGGKENLTVIDNCATRLRLQVKDAGQVNEAALKRAGAKGVMKLSNTSVQVIVGTNVESVADDMKKHV
- a CDS encoding serine hydrolase — its product is MDHEKNNANGKSRQPIVYIKRTIILVLLFSLVYFMYTKIVAHNKKEETLKAAAEMKKQEELKKKEEKKKQEAQKQKEQEEQVKQAQAVEKPAEGPPQEINENAQLDQYLQNAGFSGTAVIVKNGKVLLNKGYGMANKEKQVPNNSETTFYIGSISKAFVATAIMQLKDQNKLNVEDTVAKYIPDFPQGNGIQLKHLLTHTSGIPEYEQGTEDISHEELIKRIGKQKRVGSPGEKWKYSDSNYSILAYIAEKVSGQPLEEYIKQHIFATAGMKHSGFGKALEQTRFPSTGYKIVNNNMTTPNIPSMSQLYGCGDIYTSAHDLYLFNEALFSGKLISKESYDQMFTGGKKDYGFGWYVDPGSYSNHGVMPGWNCLNGFSKNGSVYVVLLSNIQNNIKSFGKVNNDIYTMLRNIEV
- a CDS encoding glycosyltransferase family 2 protein — protein: MFAWKGKSDKSMKVSVVIPVHNEASTLSKVLAEVKKLEPYEIIIVDNGSTDGTKEIALQHHCRVVYYNHSLGNDVGRAIGAREAKGEIVLFLDGDIVMKSEELYAFIKGIQQGHQIVLNNLTWSVYLKMRPHYTTVGKYMLNRYLNKKEFVVGSLIAIPHAISREVIEKLGWWNLADPALFQAMAMSRGVDISDMASVDVIYTNKVRPVHTGTSPDSPYPKATSRIMGDHLRALQYITETYGKRGGFSEGNRDREFIGQYKPAVLKKEKAKYSAIIPVSEEKMTIRSVIQEVKKAGVDEIIIVANGADMETIKQVKLENVIVVEVTKALGHNVARAIGAMHATAEICLFVDGDFAIPAKKLVPFLRAIEDGSDMALNDLQCLLDIFHPADPISMGKYFVNLVAKRPDLWNNSLTAVPHAIHKKVIEKIGYDSLIIPPLAQMKAILEGFSITTVEFVDVIKTNRVRPEQHEFVNGRISAFDRIFGDQLEAIAYLLQYTDERGGFTDGDRDREIIQQLRREEENTNEY